The segment TAAGCGACTTCATCGAAGAAACTTATATCCCAAAGGGCTCGGCCATAAGACAGAGCTTGTATATTCCCAAGAAATCAATCAAGAAGCGAGATAGTATTTTAATAATTGATGACGTGGTCAGGACAGGGGAGACTGTGAAAGCACTTGTGGATATGGTTGTTCGCCAGCGGTCTGACATCGCCGGAATTTATGTTCTAGTAACAGTAGGAGACAAATGGAAAGAGTACCTGAAGGACTGTATAAACAGGTACAGCTTTGAGACACTCATAGATCTCTAATTCATAGTTCACAAACACTTTTATCAAAGGATAAAGGAATTAGCAGGCGAATCTGATCATGTTTAACAAGATCATCATGGAGGATACCATCCGTATTGATCCCACCCAATTTGGGCTACCCCTTGAGAAAGCAGCCATCGAGGAATTGAGGGGCAAGTATGAAGGTCTCGTGGATGAGGAGTTGGGATATGTGATTATGGTTGTCAATCTAGATGTAAATTCTGTTGGGAGGATCATCCCTGGAGACGGTGGAACCCATCACCTGGTAACCTTTTCGATCCTGACATTCTTTCCTGAACTCCAGGAAGTAATGGAAGGAGAAGTGGTAGAAGTGGCTGACTTTGGAACATTCCTGAGGATCGGCCCAGTTGATGCACTTCTCCATGTGTCACAGCTCATGGATGATTTTATCTCATACGATGAAAAGCAGGGGGTTCTCCTCGGGAGAGAGAGCGGCCGTACCATTCAGCGTGGTGATCTTTTCAGAATAAAAATCGTAGCAGTCTCATTTCCTCGGGGCAGGAGTTCCGGAAAGATAGGGGTGACCGCTCGCCAGCCATTCCTTGGAAAGTTGGAGTGGATCAAGTTAGAAAGCATCGAATCTCAGTCCCAGCAGAAAGAGGTAATAGAGTCTTGAAACGTGCATGCAAGGTCTGTAAGATCATAACCGAGGACACACCATGCCCTATTTGCAAAGCGACCGATCTAAGCGATGACTATTCTGGACTTCTTGTGGTGTTAAATTCAGATGGCTCCCAGATAGCTCATAAAATGGGTATAACCGAGGATGGACAATACGCCCTTAAAATCCGGTAGAATTGGAAGTCTAATAAGCCTCCAGAAAAAAACCCTCAATCTCCCGGAGTTTATGAGGTCCGAGTTGAAAAAGCCCCTTGGAAATCTCCTAATTGGATTACCCAATGTGACCGTTAACCTACTTAGGGTTTTTACGCAAAAAGGACCGCCGTATTTTGCAGTAGTAGGGGACTTTACCAGCAAGAACATTCTAGATGCCGGACTTGAACCTGATCTCGTTATCGTAGATAACAGGATTATGAGATCCAAAGTTCCTCCATTGGACTTCGGGGATCGACAGAAAATTACACTGGTTAATCAAGCGGGGACGGTTAACTCTAATGTCTGGAATACCTTGTGGGAGGCGGTAAGCCTTAAAAGTCGGGTATCTATAACCGTTGAAGGTGAAGAGGATCTCTTGGTACTGCCCCTCATATCGTTGACACCTATCGGATCACTGATTGTGTATGGACAACCCCGAGAGGGTATGGTCGTTGTCGAGGTTACAAAGAAGAAAAAGGAGTGGGTTAAGGACTTCTTATCCCGAATGGAGGAAAACTAATCTGAAAACCAATTTAAAGTCCACAAAGGACAACCCCCTCCTAGGTAGGAGGGAGATCACATTTGAGATCCGGGAACAGTCAACGCCAAGCAGGGCTAAAGTCCGGAGGGAATTGGCTGTTTTGATGAAGGTAGAGCTGGATAGAGTCTGGGTCAGGAACATAGAAACTAAGAAAGGGACCCATACAACCGTAGGTCTTGTCCATGTATATCAGGATCCAGAAAATGCTATCTTGGTAGAGCCCGATTATATCATAAAGAGAAACCAAAAGCCTGAGGCGGTAGCCAAATCTGAAGAGCAAGGAACTCTTGAGCCTGAGGCTAATAAACAGGAGTCTGAAAAATAGAATGCCTAAGAACACATATAAAATGTATGAGATCAAGGACGGAAAGATCGAGAGAAAGACCCCTTTTTGTAGCAGATGTGGCAAGGGATACTTTATGGCAGATCACGGTGACAGAATTTCATGCGGCCACTGTGGATTCAGCATCCCTAAAACACGGCAAAAGTAAAGAGCACTTATTACCTCAATTCCGGTGGAGAGTAAGGTATACATAGATTACGGTCATTGCTGAAATAAGGATGTCAGTAATGTATGGTTTTTATGTTCCTCTTTGTTCCTTAGGCTATGATTTGTGTCGATATGGATCGATGTTGATCTAAGGGGAGCGCCTGGATCAAACTATGTGTAACGGTTCACATATATCAAATCCCCTTATTTTATTCAATTTTTTTGGGTCTTTCATTGTTTTAGTTTGGCGTTTGTATAGTTACTAGAGTGTTTCAACTTTTTGAAGGCAGATTATTTGTTTCTTTTCCTGATCTATTTTCCTAAATATACTTCCCCTGGTCCGGCGAACTCTCTTTTTCCTTGTCATAAGACAACAAGATATTTACAGGGCTTCGCATAACCACTGGATATACTCCGGAGTAAATGTCATGCGCAATATACGTGGCGAGAACCCTGAGGTAATTGGACGTGGAACCTGGTATGATAAAGCAGCCGCCAAGCTGATTGAGCGGGAAAAAAAGCTCGGCAGGAGCCTAGATCGCTTTAGGACAGAGAGCGGAATCGGGGCATCGGGGATACCTCATATTGGGAGCCTAGCAGACGTCCTAAGAAACCACGCATTAGCTCAGGCTGTGCAGGACCAGGGATACAATGCTGAGTTCATTGCCTTCTCTGACGACAAGGATGGCCTCAGGAAGGTTCCCGCGGGTCTCCCAGAGGAAATGGAGGAATGGCTCGGATATCCGGTCTCCTCGATCCCGGATGTCCTAGGTAGTTGTCATAACAGCTTTGGAGCTCATATTACCTCGCTACTCCTTAAGGCAGTAGAAACCAGCGGCGTGGATTATACGTTCATGTCGGGAACCAAGATCTATGAGGAGGGGATACTTAATGATGAGATCGTTGCAATCATGGAGAACCATGATAAAATAGGGAACATCATCAAGGAAGAGCTAGGCCAAGAAAAGTACACGGATACCCTCCCCTATTTCGTGGTTTGTGAAAGTTGTAACCGTATCTACACCACCAACGCCTACCGGTACATCCCTGAAGAACACAAAATTTTCTACAGATGTATGGGTATGGAGGTCAAGGGCAGGTGGCTAGAAGGGTGTGGCCATGAAGGAAAGGTGGATGTCACAGCCGGCCAAGGTAAGCTGAGCTGGAAGGTGGAATTCGCCGCCAGATGGCACGCTTTAGACATCCGGTTCGAGGCTTTCGGTAAAGACATCGCAGACTCTGTTAGGGTAAATGATCGTATTTGTAGAGAGATCTTCGGATGGGAGCCTCCTATGCATGTCCAATATGAGATGTTCCTTGACCAGGGGGGGAAAAAAATCTCGAAATCAGCGGGAAACGTCTTTACTCCCCAGGTTTGGTACAGATACGGATCACCACAGTCTCTGAATCTCTTAATTCTAAAGAGGTTCGTAGGAACCAAGAGTGGCTCCGTTGAGACGATCCCGCCACACATGGATGAACTAGATGACCTTGAGGACGTTTGGTTCGGAAAAAGAAAGGTGAAAGATCATATGGAAAAGTCCAAACTCACGGGGATTTATGAGTATGTTTGGATATTTGATCCCCCTGAGGAACCTACGATCCACGTTCCCTATAACCTTCTATTGAACCTT is part of the Candidatus Bathyarchaeota archaeon genome and harbors:
- a CDS encoding DNA-directed RNA polymerase yields the protein MFNKIIMEDTIRIDPTQFGLPLEKAAIEELRGKYEGLVDEELGYVIMVVNLDVNSVGRIIPGDGGTHHLVTFSILTFFPELQEVMEGEVVEVADFGTFLRIGPVDALLHVSQLMDDFISYDEKQGVLLGRESGRTIQRGDLFRIKIVAVSFPRGRSSGKIGVTARQPFLGKLEWIKLESIESQSQQKEVIES
- the spt4 gene encoding transcription elongation factor subunit Spt4 yields the protein MDQVRKHRISVPAERGNRVLKRACKVCKIITEDTPCPICKATDLSDDYSGLLVVLNSDGSQIAHKMGITEDGQYALKIR
- a CDS encoding DUF359 domain-containing protein, with protein sequence MDNTPLKSGRIGSLISLQKKTLNLPEFMRSELKKPLGNLLIGLPNVTVNLLRVFTQKGPPYFAVVGDFTSKNILDAGLEPDLVIVDNRIMRSKVPPLDFGDRQKITLVNQAGTVNSNVWNTLWEAVSLKSRVSITVEGEEDLLVLPLISLTPIGSLIVYGQPREGMVVVEVTKKKKEWVKDFLSRMEEN
- a CDS encoding 30S ribosomal protein S24e encodes the protein MDNPERVWSLSRLQRRKRSGLRTSYPEWRKTNLKTNLKSTKDNPLLGRREITFEIREQSTPSRAKVRRELAVLMKVELDRVWVRNIETKKGTHTTVGLVHVYQDPENAILVEPDYIIKRNQKPEAVAKSEEQGTLEPEANKQESEK
- a CDS encoding 30S ribosomal protein S27ae; this encodes MPKNTYKMYEIKDGKIERKTPFCSRCGKGYFMADHGDRISCGHCGFSIPKTRQK
- the lysS gene encoding lysine--tRNA ligase, giving the protein MRNIRGENPEVIGRGTWYDKAAAKLIEREKKLGRSLDRFRTESGIGASGIPHIGSLADVLRNHALAQAVQDQGYNAEFIAFSDDKDGLRKVPAGLPEEMEEWLGYPVSSIPDVLGSCHNSFGAHITSLLLKAVETSGVDYTFMSGTKIYEEGILNDEIVAIMENHDKIGNIIKEELGQEKYTDTLPYFVVCESCNRIYTTNAYRYIPEEHKIFYRCMGMEVKGRWLEGCGHEGKVDVTAGQGKLSWKVEFAARWHALDIRFEAFGKDIADSVRVNDRICREIFGWEPPMHVQYEMFLDQGGKKISKSAGNVFTPQVWYRYGSPQSLNLLILKRFVGTKSGSVETIPPHMDELDDLEDVWFGKRKVKDHMEKSKLTGIYEYVWIFDPPEEPTIHVPYNLLLNLAKVAPKGIESRFIRDKLDTYGSLKDGDIGLEKKIQYALNWIEDFGEPELPKVSLNKDETKVISSLITALTQAMDEEDYQSSVFDVARDEEFPSGRLFQLLYRILLGKARGPRFGPFTSTIGKETVITELKKAINT